One window of Micropterus dolomieu isolate WLL.071019.BEF.003 ecotype Adirondacks linkage group LG13, ASM2129224v1, whole genome shotgun sequence genomic DNA carries:
- the LOC123981762 gene encoding homer protein homolog 1-like, translated as MGEQPIFSTRAHVFQIDPSTKKNWVPTSKHAVTVSYFYDNTRNVYRIISLDGSKAIINSTITPNMTFTKTSQKFGQWADSRANTVYGLGFSSESNLAKFADKFAEFKEAARLAKEKSQEKMELTSTPSQESAPGDLQSPLTSESINGTDDETVTPDAPQHIEARAEPSQNALAFSHSSTSINKHWEAELEALKGNNAKLTAALLESTANVKQWKQQLGAYQEEAERLHKRVTELECVSGQTTVIKSQKTELNQTIEELESALRAKEEELERLKAEVESANEFQSQKDSLALKLRDTESRNETLEAQLSDLEQRLESNQQEREAFHKSLRSLLELLDGKLFELNELRDTLAKLIECS; from the exons AGAGCAGCCCATCTTCAGTACACGGGCCCACGTCTTCCAGATCGACCCAAGCACCAAGAAGAATTGGGTTCCCACCAGTAAACATGCTGTCACCGTCTCCTACTTCTACGACAATACCAGGAATGTATATCGAATCATCAGTCTGGATGGATCAAAG GCCATTATCAACAGCACCATCACCCCCAACATGACGTTCACAAAGACATCGCAGAAGTTTGGCCAGTGGGCCGACAGCCGGGCGAACACCGTCTACGGCCTCGGCTTCTCGTCTGAGAGCAATCTGGCCAAG TTTGCAGATAAGTTTGCAGAGTTCAAAGAGGCGGCACGGTTAGCCAAGGAGAAGTCTCAGGAGAAGATGGAGCTCACCAGCACTCCCTCTCAG GAGTCAGCCCCGGGTGATCTGCAGTCACCTTTGACCTCAGAGAGCATTAACGGTACAGACGACGAGACGGTCACACCAGACGCACCCCAGCACATCGAAGCCAGAGCAGAGCCTTCCCAGAATGCACTTGCCTTCTCACACAG TTCCACCAGCATCAATAAGCACTGGGAGGCGGAGCTGGAGGCTCTTAAGGGGAACAACGCCAAGCTAACGGCGGCGCTGCTCGAGTCCACGGCCAACGTCAAACAGTGGAAACAACAGCTGGGCGCTTATCAGGAGGAAGCTGAGAGGCTACACAAACGG GTGACGGAGCTGGAGTGTGTGAGCGGCCAAACAACGGTGATCAAATCCCAAAAGACAGAACTCAACCAAACGATAGAAGAGCTGGAGTCGGCGCTGAGGGCCAAGGAGGAG GAGTTGGAGAGACTGAAAGCAGAGGTGGAGAGTGCCAACGAGTTCCAGTCTCAAAAAGACTCCCTCGCTCTGAAGCTACGG GACACGGAGTCGAGGAACGAGACGTTGGAGGCCCAGCTGAGCGATCTGGAGCAGCGTCTGGAGAGCAACCAGCAGGAGAGGGAGGCCTTTCACAAGAGCCTGCGCTCCCTGCTCGAGCTGCTGGACGGCAAGCTCTTCGAGCTGAACGAACTTCGGGACACGCTGGCCAAACTCATAGAGTGCAGCTAG